The following are encoded together in the Bos javanicus breed banteng chromosome 4, ARS-OSU_banteng_1.0, whole genome shotgun sequence genome:
- the TAS2R3 gene encoding taste receptor type 2 member 3 yields MLRLSNMGFLVLTTIQFILGMLGNGFIGWVNGSSWFKSKRISLHDFVITNLAVSRIVLLWILLMDGILLVFSPKLHDEGIIMQIIDVFWTFTNHLNIWLTTCLSVFYCLKVASFSHPMFLWLKWRVSRVVVWMLLSTLLLSCCSAISLIREFKIYSVLGGIDRTGNMTELFTKKEKEYKLIHVLGTLWDLPPLVISLISYFLLILSLGRHMRQMHQDCASSRDLSTEAHRRAIRVILSFLFLFLLYYLSFYVLTSSYFLPATKMIAKIGEVIAMLYLAGHSYVLILGNSKLKQMFVAMLRCEPGCLKPGSKGSVYP; encoded by the coding sequence ATGTTGAGACTCAGCAATATGGGGTTTCTGGTTCTGACCACCATTCAGTTCATCCTGGGAATGCTGGGGAATGGTTTCATAGGGTGGGTCAATGGCAGCAGCTGGTTCAAGAGCAAGAGGATCTCTTTGCATGACTTCGTTATCACTAACCTGGCTGTCTCCAGGATTGTTTTGCTGTGGATTCTCTTGATGGATGGTATTTTACTGGTGTTCTCTCCCAAACTACATGATGAAGGGATAATCATGCAAATTATTGATGTTTTCTGGACATTTACAAACCATCTGAACATTTGGCTTACCACCTGTCTCAGTGTCTTCTACTGCCTGAAAGTGGCCAGTTTCTCCCATCCTATGTTCCTGTGGCTCAAATGGAGAGTTTCCAGGGTGGTTGTATGGATGCTGTTGAGTACCCTGCTGTTATCATGTTGCAGTGCCATCTCTCTGATCCGGGAATTTAAGATCTATTCTGTTCTTGGTGGAATTGATAGAACCGGGAATATGACTGAActttttacaaagaaagaaaaagaatataaactgATCCATGTTCTTGGGACTCTGTGGGACCTCCCTCCCCTAGTCATATCGCTAATCTCCTACTTTCTGCTTATCCTCTCCCTGGGGAGGCATATGCGGCAGATGCATCAAGACTGTGCCAGCTCCAGAGATCTCAGTACCGAGGCCCACAGGAGGGCCATCAGAgtcatcctctccttcctctttctcttcctactctactatctttccttttatgttttaaCATCCAGTTATTTCTTACCAGCAACTAAGATGATTGCAAAGATTGGAGAAGTAATTGCAATGTTATATCTTGCTGGCCACTCCTATGTTCTCATTCTGGGAAATAGTAAGCTGAAGCAGATGTTTGTGGCGATGCTCCGGTGTGAGCCTGGTTGTCTGAAGCCTGGATCCAAGGGATCTGTTTATCCATAG
- the TAS2R4 gene encoding taste receptor type 2 member 4 yields the protein MLRIVFFSSVVVSEILTFVGLIVNLFIVVVSYKTCIKSHRISSSDRLLFSLGITRFFILLLNVVVIISPNVERSVSLSYFFLSCWMFLDCSSLWFVTLLNVLYCVKIANYQHSVFLLLKRNLSTKMPRLLLVCMLLSVFTTLLYVMLRQLAPSLEFVTMRNGTVFDINEGLLSLVTPLVLSSFLQFIINVTSASLLINSLKRHIQKMQRSATVLWNPQTEAHVGAMKLMICFLVLYIPYSVATLVHYLPPSIGMDLRTKSIYVIMSTIYPPGHSLLIILTHPKLKTKAKNILCFSK from the coding sequence ATGCTTCGGatagtctttttttcttctgtcgtTGTCTCTGAAATTTTAACTTTTGTAGGACTCATTGTGAATCTCTTCATTGTAGTGGTCAGTTACAAGACTTGCATCAAAAGCCACAGGATCTCTTCTTCTGACAGACTCCTGTTCAGTTTGGGCATCACCAGATTTTTTATACTGTTACTGAATGTTGTTGTCATCATCTCTCCAAATGTGGAAAGGTCAGTCTCCTTATCCTATTTTTTTCTGTCATGTTGGATGTTTTTGGACTGTAGTAGTCTTTGGTTTGTAACCTTGCTCAACGTCTTGTATTGTGTGAAGATTGCTAACTACCAACACTCAGTGTTTCTCCTGCTGAAACGAAATCTCTCCACCAAGATGCCCCGGCTGCTGCTGGTCTGTATGCTGCTTTCTGTCTTCACCACTCTCCTGTATGTTATGCTCAGACAGTTGGCACCCTCTCTTGAATTTGTGACTATGAGAAATGGCACAGTATTTGACATCAATGAGGGACTCTTGTCTTTGGTGACTCCTTTGGTCTTGAGCTCATTTCTCCAATTCATCATTAATGTGACTTCTGCTTCTTTGTTAATCAATTCCTTGAAGAGACATATACAGAAGATGCAGAGAAGTGCCACTGTTCTTTGGAATCCCCAGACTGAAGCTCATGTGGGTGCTATGAAGCTGATGATCTGTTTCCTCGTACTCTACATTCCATATTCAGTTGCTACCCTGGTCCATTATCTCCCTCCTTCTATAGGGATGGATTTGAGAACCAAGTCTATTTATGTTATTATGTCCACCATTTACCCTCCAGGACATTCTCTTCTTATTATTCTCACACATcctaaactgaaaacaaaagcaaagaatatTCTTTGTTTCAGTAAATAG
- the TAS2R5 gene encoding LOW QUALITY PROTEIN: taste receptor type 2 member 5 (The sequence of the model RefSeq protein was modified relative to this genomic sequence to represent the inferred CDS: inserted 2 bases in 1 codon): MPSSILGLLMLVAVAESLIGLTGNGVLVVWSFGECLRTFRASSYNLIVLGLAVCRLLLQWLMMVDSSLFLLFQSSHWLRWLSVFRVLVSQASLWFASFLSVFYCRKIMTVEHPVSLWLKQKACYLSCWCFLVYFTIHLLLTVRGSLDLSSPSQGNSSILFPISNWHYICILQLNTESMMPFTMFPVSSGLLXVSLYRHYRKMKVHTAGRRDAQAKAHITVLKSLGCFLVLYMVYILASPFSISSKTFPADLFTVFISETLMATYPFLHSVILIMGNPRMKQACQRILWKTICA, from the exons atgccctcttctatCCTAGGACTGCTGATGCTGGTGGCAGTAGCTGAATCTCTCATTGGCCTCACTGGAAATGGAGTTCTTGTGGTCTGGAGTTTCGGAGAATGTCTCCGAACATTCAGGGCGTCCTCGTATAACCTCATTGTCCTGGGCCTGGCGGTCTGTCGGTTGCTTCTACAATGGTTGATGATGGTGGACTCAAGTCTGTTCCTGCTTTTCCAGAGCAGCCATTGGCTTCGCTGGCTCAGTGTCTTCAGGGTTCTGGTAAGCCAGGCCAGCCTGTGGTTTGCGAGTTTTCTCAGTGTCTTCTATTGTAGGAAGATCATGACCGTTGAACACCCTGTCTCTTTGTGGCTGAAGCAGAAGGCCTGTTACCTGAGTTGCTGGTGCTTTCTGGTGTACTTCACGATCCATTTGTTACTTACAGTCAGGGGTAGCTTAGACTTATCCAGTCCTTCCCAAGGAAACAGCAGCATCTTATTCCCCATTTCAAACTGgcactatatatgtatattacagcTCAATACAGAAAGTATGATGCCTTTCACGATGTTTCCTGTTTCCTCTGGGCTGCT TGTCTCTTTGTATAGACACTACAGGAAGATGAAGGTCCATACAGCCGGCAGAAGAGATGCTCAGGCCAAGGCTCATATCACTGTCCTGAAGTCCTTGGGCTGTTTCCTTGTACTTTACATGGTCTACATCCTGGCCAGCCCCTTCTCCATCAGCTCCAAGACTTTTCCTGCAGATCTCTTCACTGTCTTCATCTCTGAGACACTCATGGCCACCTACCCTTTTCTTCATTCTGTCATACTGATCATGGGGAACCCCAGGATGAAGCAGGCATGTCAGAGAATCCTGTGGAAGACTATATGTGCTTGA